The Psilocybe cubensis strain MGC-MH-2018 chromosome 7, whole genome shotgun sequence genome has a window encoding:
- a CDS encoding E3 ubiquitin-protein ligase UPL3: MDLRPIQHQEATSSSSASTTHPSHNQDSFSNTNSESKPVRSSARVKAAKNKAQISAQTKEFTSISEQGPRASSSIPSETISTRNTRASPAKPNRSRESNSSKGKGKEVSQESSSRSTKRHRRNPTSTTAPLTINEPIRDTKGKKRAAPETDDEDLTAPSTKRIRTSGYSLRSNTSSANPADMPRKARTSTSKGKAALKSKMAVASSSRLETEDVEMLDPDYTNSKHGDSSDLDESMEEKHDIEGQHAEGDQDVGIEEAKDDDEDEDEDEDEDGEGGHDDEARVSSSDAGPIPGGMDEATALAIFGDYRQFGSYMMSLSSRLKTMLNNIKPTADPTTRLVTLQELSELLSISTEDTLAGSFQVEQFVRELVKILGGRGADEDEEEDEDPPERDEDAALAAALAMSSGGTYQGDDNLEAQLLACRCLANLMEALPGVAHTVVYHGAIPVLCSKLIEIDYIDLAEQTLSTLEKISEEFPSSIVREGGLAALLTYVDFFPIASQRTALQAASNCCRNVSSEHFPMIRGVWPNIRNCLAYSDQRLVEYACLCVIRIVDSYHRSSVENLESLIDSELIRAVNQLLLPAGGSPLIASNTYTLLLRALATSAKASAKITVALLEADIVDTLYQILTGVLPSASLNHLDQGGAAGGQGLGGGLADMTVMENLAHRPKEQVEEALSLISELLPPLPKDGVFDHKAYTEKSLAKLVKAKAKAERAAARLVTQAQTPTGAPATLSSTPGSAVPTDDASPVPGSSEVPVQEPEENRETSAALPGIDVAPDRTDMLRSKPAVVGRFMQLLVPILVDVYAASVITPVRIKTLTGLLKAVSFLDADGLKPFVPVASFASSILSSKDHPSLVIGALQLVDLLLGKLPSLYKPTFHREGVFHEIETLAERTLTTSKAKAKDAPESGDDAASSSNAPPASIPGFKKLSSTSLDPEDAITLRARVIQFKYLADKQDIDEDGAFQSLRNVVVRLSAPNSSDQEYSEALWELADLFASPHTSVSSFELLQSGVVDGLLLFATDENRSVSLQRRREILLDAFSSRKVKNLTANQTPFATLVKKLQESFTRMESFEVITVAQNSDDSKRSSPSLLARQLRLRLVAGDESDIPKSLHNIVVSIHAIATFQALHDYLRPRVAGHPTGVSAMLSALAASGYTGIPKLPGDDKPVLSAAAESSSATVPSTSGVQRRRSQRLAKQGTNSAPSDNAISGPEEGVAATTENAVSTLSEIKSPVTDPTSSSLPVDPAPSETVVESEQLHAEFTDDEDEIDADVFEDEVDSENPMSEKTITLSVVEEGGKVEAQTPEGTRVATPNAAKESLSGMTRNSISTRGSYAAALKAKPTDWHLEFSMDDHILPLDLTIYGAIHQHEMRKKTGATPLNMIWQGVYTIKFKKVSGPAPTPEARAENPDFANKNRSSSSPSLSSLPEDAPHTKILRLLRMLCHLNTIEAERATFPADKRNLPDSSFVNNKLTAKLTRQLEEPMIVASSCLPDWALDLPQHFPFLFPFATRYNFLQSTSFGYARLILKWQSQQNRGQDSSRRDDGIGFLGRLQRQKVRISRKHILESAVKVFELYGSSSSILEVEYFEEVGTGLGPTLEFYSLVSKEFARKDLKLWRDADSFGSGVYVVHPNGLYPAPLSREDILNDGGQKRTHILRVIGQFVAKAMLDSRIIDLSFNKVFLKLVLGEEVPLTIATLKLVDPDLANSLAKVQSLAAESNAMKGKLAQKVAQIEQVTVEDLALDFTMPGYDIELRPGGRNILVTSENVSEYVAEVLDAILGKGAAIQAKAFRDGFSKVFPITDLRAFSADELVMLFGNSEEDWSVETLSEALKADHGFNVDSRAIRDLVEIMSEYDPSTRRAYLQFITGSPKLPIGGFRGLNPPLTVVRKPHEAPLTADDYLPSVMTCVNYLKLPEYSTKSVMKEKLKTAMLEGVGSFHLS; this comes from the exons ATGGATTTACGACCAATCCAACATCAAGAAGCCACAAGCAGCTCTAGTGCATCTACCACCCATCCTAGCCACAACCAAGACTCATTTTCAAACACGAACTCAGAAAGCAAACCAGTACGCTCTAGCGCAAGAGTGAAAGCTGCAAAGAACAAAGCTCAAATATCAGCCCAGACCAAAGAGTTTACTTCTATTTCCGAGCAAGGCCCCAGAGCATCTTCATCTATCCCCTCTGAAACCATCTCTACACGCAACACACGCGCAAGTCCTGCCAAACCGAATCGTTCCCGTGAAAGCAACTCCAgtaaaggaaagggaaaggaggTTTCTCAAGAATCATCTTCTCGCAGCACTAAACG TCATCGTCGGAACCCCACATCTACGACAGCGCCTCTTACCATCAACGAACCAATTCGCGATACAAAGGGAAAGAAACGTGCTGCGCCTGAAACTGACGACGAAGATTTAACTGCTCCTTCTACCAAACGCATCCGAACATCAGGATATTCTCTCAGATCAAACACATCTTCTGCCAATCCCGCTGATATGCCACGGAAAGCGCG aacatccacctccaaaggGAAAGCTGCATTGAAATCAAAGATGGCAGTTGCAAGCTCGTCTCGCCTCGAAACCGAAGATGTTGAAATGCTAGATCCAGATTATACCAACAGCAAGCATGGAGACTCATCGGATCTCGATGAATCGATGGAAGAGAAGCACGACATTGAAGGCCAACACGCTGAAGGCGACCAGGATGTAGGCATTGAGGAAGCTAAAGAtgatgacgaggatgaggacgaggatgaggacgaggatggcGAAGGTGGACACGATGACGAAGCCAGGGTGTCTTCTAGTGACGCAGGTCCCATTCCAGGTGGAATGGATGAAGCAACAGCTTTGGCCATTTTTGGTGATTACCGCCAATTTGGGTCCTACATGATGTCTCTGTCATCGCGTTTGAAGACCATGCTGAATAACATCAAGCCCACTGCGGATCCTACTACCAGGCTTGTTACTCTTCAAGAGTTGAGCGAACTCCTGAGCATCAGTACTGAAGATACCTTGGCCGGATCTTTCCAGGTTGAACAATTTGTTAGGGAATTGGTCAAAATTTTAGGAGGTCGCGGTgcggatgaagatgaagaagaggacgaggatcCTCCAGAACGCGACGAAGACGCTGCTCTTGCAGCAGCGCTCGCTATGAGCTCAGGAGGCACATATCAAGGCGACGATAACCTTGAGGCACAACTTCTTGCTTGCAGGTGCTTGGCAAACCTCATGGAGGCTCTGCCGGGTGTGGCCCACACCGTCGTTTACCATGGCGCCATCCCTGTTCTTTGCAGCAAACTCATTGAGATTGATTATATTGACCTGGCAGAGCAGACTTTGAGT ACTTTGGAAAAAATTTCGGAAGAATTCCCAAGTTCCATTGTACGGGAGGGTGGCTTAGCTGCTTTACTTACCTATGTGGACTTTTTCCCCATAGCATCACAAAGGACAGCTTTGCAGGCTGCATCTAATTGTTGCCGGAATGTGTCATCGGAACATTTCCCTATGATTCGTGGTGTTTGGCCAAACATTCGTAACTGTCTTGCATATTCCGACCAGCGCCTAGTAGAATATGCTTGCCTTTGCGTCATCCGAATTGTCGACTCTTATCACCGTTCATCCGTGGAAAATCTGGAATCTTTGATTGATTCAGAACTCATTCGAGCAGTAAATCAACTTCTCCTCCCGGCTGGGGGGTCGCCTTTGATTGCTTCAAATACGTACACCCTTTTGCTGCGAGCATTAGCGACATCTGCAAAGGCTAGCGCTAAGATAACAGTCGCATTGCTTGAAGCAGATATAGTTGATACTTTATACCAGATTTTGACCGGAGTTTTGCCATCAGCCTCTCTAAACCATCTTGACCAAGGAGGCGCAGCAGGTGGACAAGGATTAGGAGGTGGATTGGCCGATATGACGGTCATGGAGAATTTGGCTCATAGACCGAAAGAACAGGTGGAAGAAGCTCTTAGTCTCATCTCTGAGCTATTACCCCCTTTACCAAAAG ACGGTGTCTTCGATCACAAAGCATATACTGAGAAATCCCTTGCGAAACTTGTGAAGGCGAAAGCCAAGGCAGAGAGAGCAGCAGCCCGCCTCGTAACCCAAGCTCAAACGCCCACAGGTGCCCCCGCAACACTTTCATCCACACCTGGTTCCGCCGTACCTACAGATGATGCTTCTCCTGTACCAGGTTCTTCTGAAGTCCCTGTACAAGAGCCCGAAGAAAATAGAGAGACTTCAGCTGCTCTACCCGGCATAGATGTTGCTCCAGATCGAACAGACATGTTGCGGAGCAAACCTGCAGTAGTTGGCAGATTTATGCAGCTCCTTGTCCCGATCTTAGTTGACGTCTATGCTGCAAGCGTGATCACACCAGTTAGGATTAAAACATTGACCGGATTACTCAAGGCCGTCAGCTTCCTTGATGCAGATGGCTTAAAACCT TTTGTTCCTGTGGCTAGTTTTGCATCCTCCATTTTGTCCTCCAAAGACCACCCTTCCCTTGTTATTGGAGCTCTTCAGCTCGTTGACCTATTGTTGGGAAAGCTGCCTTCGCTTTATAAGCCAACATTTCACAGGGAAGGTGTTTTTCACGAAATTGAGACTTTGGCCGAGCGTACCCTTACAACGTCtaaagcaaaagcaaaggaTGCTCCGGAATCTGGTGACGATGCAGCTAGTTCATCCAATGCTCCACCGGCGAGTATCCCTGGATTCAAAAAGTTGTCGTCAACGTCCTTAGATCCAGAAGATGCTATCACTCTAAGAGCCAGGGTTATCCAATTCAAGTATCTGGCTGATAAGCAAGACATTGATGAGGACGGGGcatttcaaagtttgcgtAACGTCGTTGTTAGGCTTTCTGCTCCCAATTCATCGGATCAAGAATATTCTGAAGCCCTTTGGGAACTTGCTGATCTGTTTGCATCCCCCCATACATCTGTCTCAAGTTTTGAGCTACTTCAGAGCGGAGTTGTCGATGgccttttgctttttgctaCGGATGAAAATCGTTCTG TGAGTTTGCAACGGCGGAGGGAGATCCTGCTAGATGCGTTCTCAAGTCGGAAAGTCAAGAATCTCACCGCCAACCAAACACCATTTGCAACCTTAGTCAAGAAATTACAAGAAAGCTTCACCAGGATGGAATCGTTTGAAGTCATTACTGTAGCACAAAATAGTGATG ATTCCAAACGAAGCTCGCCATCCTTGCTCGCCAGGCAACTTCGATTACGACTGGTAGCAGGAGATGAATCCGATATCCCTAAGAGTCTACACAACATTGTCGTCTCCATTCATGCTATTGCCACTTTCCAGGCCTTGCATGACTACCTTCGGCCCCGCGTGGCAGGCCATCCTACTGGCGTTTCCGCAATGTTATCAGCGCTTGCCGCATCAGGATATACTGGGATACCCAAGCTTCCGGGAGATGATAAACCAGTCCTTAGTGCAGCTGCAGAATCGAGTTCTGCTACTGTGCCATCTACCTCGGGTGTTCAGCGTCGTCGCAGCCAACGCTTGGCCAAGCAGGGTACAAACTCGGCGCCTTCAGACAATGCCATTTCTGGACCTGAAGAGGGCGTTGCTGCCACAACAGAAAATGCTGTATCAACACTTTCGGAGATCAAGTCTCCTGTCACGGATCCTACATCTTCATCCCTTCCAGTTGACCCTGCGCCCAGTGAGACGGTCGTCGAATCGGAGCAACTTCATGCAGAATTTacagatgacgaagatgaaattgATGCAGATgtctttgaagatgaagtcGATTCCGAAAACCCCATGTCAGAGAAGACCATCACTTTGTCTGTGGTTGAAG AGGGTGGTAAAGTAGAGGCCCAAACGCCAGAAGGTACAAGAGTTGCAACTCCTAATGCCGccaaagaaagtctatcGGGGATGACTAGGAATAGTATCTCAACTCGAGGTTCATACGCCGCTGCCCTGAAAGCCAAACCTACCGACTGGCACCTGGAATTCTCCATGGATGACCACATCTTGCCTTTGGATTTGACCATTTATGGAGCGATCCATCAACACGAaatgagaaagaaaacaggagCAACTCCCCTCAATATGATTTGGCAAGGGGTATATACAATTAAGTTTAAGAAAGTCTCTGGTCCCGCTCCAACTCCTGAAG CTCGTGCAGAAAACCCAGACTTCGCAAACAAGAATCGGTCATCTTCGAGCCCTAGTCTTTCTTCTCTCCCCGAAGATGCACCACACACGAAAATTCTCAGACTCCTACGCATGCTTTGTCACCTAAATACTATCGAGGCTGAGCGGGCGACATTCCCCGCAGACAAGCGAAACCTCCCTGATTCTTCATTTGTCAACAACAAGCTGACAGCCAAACTTACACGGCAATTAGAGGAGCCAATGATTGTTGCCAG TTCCTGTCTTCCTGATTGGGCTTTGGATTTGCCTCAGCATTTCCCTTTCTTGTTCCCATTCGCCACTCGCTACAACTTCCTTCAATCTACATCATTTGGCTATGCTCGCTTAATCCTGAAATGGCAGAGTCAACAAAACCGAGGTCAGGATTCATCGAGAAGAGATGATGGGATAGGTTTCCTAGGACGTTTGCAACGTCAAAAAGTCCGCATATCTCGAAAACATATCCTCGAATCCGCGGTAAAGGTCTTTGAGTTGTATGGGTCCTCTTCATCTATACTCGAAGTTGAATATTTTGAAGAAGTTGGAACTGGTCTGGGACCGACCCTCGAATTTTACTCTCTGGTATCAAAGGAGTTTGCTCGGAAGGATTTGAAGCTCTGGAGAGACGCAGATAGCTTTGGATCCGGCGTCTACGTTGTTCATCCAAATGGTCTTTATCCTGCGCCCTTGAGCCGTGAAGACATACTTAACGATGGTGGACA AAAACGAACTCATATCCTGCGAGTGATTGGCCAGTTTGTTGCCAAAGCAATGTTGGACTCTCGAATAATCGATCTGTCGTTCAATAAAGTATTTTTGAAACTTGTATTGGGTGAAGAGGTTCCACTCACCATCGCGACACTCAAA CTTGTCGATCCTGACCTTGCTAACTCGCTTGCCAAAGTGCAAAGCCTGGCTGCTGAAAGCAATGCCATGAAAGGCAAA CTTGCGCAAAAAGTGGCACAAATTGAGCAAGTAACCGTGGAAGATCTGGCTTTGGACTTCACTATGCCTGGTTATGATATTGAATTGAGG CCGGGTGGTCGCAATATACTGGTAACATCTGAAAACGTCAGCGAATATGTCGCGGAGGTTCTCGATGCCATACTCGGGAAGGGTGCTGCTATTCAAGCGAAAGCTTTCAGGGATGGTTTTTCCAAGGTTTTCCCAATTACCGACCTTCGCGCATTTTCTGCAGATGAGCTCGTTATGCTTTTTGGTAATTCCGAAGAGGATTGGAGTGTAGAAA